The Fibrobacter sp. UWR3 nucleotide sequence AACACGACATCAAGACCGGCAATATAGCAGCCCATAATGACGCTGAAGAGCATGACAACGAGAGTCGATCCCTTGAGTTCTTCCCAAGTAGGCCAAGTAACCTTCTTCAGTTCCTGGATGCATTCTTTGACATATTGCTGAATCTTACGCATGATGACTCCGGAGGAAATTCCCAGGTCGAGAGGGACTCGAACCCCCAACCAACGGTTTTGG carries:
- the secE gene encoding preprotein translocase subunit SecE; this translates as MRKIQQYVKECIQELKKVTWPTWEELKGSTLVVMLFSVIMGCYIAGLDVVFSVIIDKIMGRG